The Mycolicibacterium smegmatis genome has a window encoding:
- a CDS encoding L,D-transpeptidase, with product MSPAGDDQAEISADRQAPAPLMNRRRALTALAVGMGAGVLAACSGKTPLSSQDEPEAAPAEPTLKYSPEPDTVDVLPTSEVGIEISDGWIQKIALTNASGKVVSGRLNQDRTAFTITEPLGYDATYTWSGSVVGEDGKTVPIEGKFTTVTPQTQVSGQFQLADGQVVGVAAPIILQFDASIDDQYRATVERALSVVTEPPVEGSWAWLPDEAAGSRVHWRSREYFPAGTKVHVKAPLYGVEFGDGAYGAADATLDFEIGRKQVVKAEASSHRIQVLDGAGAVIMDFPCSYGEGDLDRNVTRSGIHVVTEKYEDFYMTNPAAGYANVHERFAVRISNNGEFIHCNPNSIGAQGNTNVTNGCINLNLENSQQYFNSAIYGDPVEVTGTRIQLSYADGDIWDWAVDWDEWKSMSALSDTRAPSDIPASAPATPSDAPTLSGTPTTTAPPEPAPGG from the coding sequence GTGAGCCCCGCCGGTGATGACCAGGCCGAGATATCGGCCGACAGACAGGCCCCAGCGCCGTTGATGAACCGGCGGCGCGCCCTGACGGCACTCGCGGTGGGCATGGGTGCAGGCGTGCTGGCCGCGTGCTCCGGCAAGACGCCGCTGAGCAGCCAGGACGAGCCCGAGGCCGCACCCGCCGAGCCGACGCTCAAGTACAGCCCCGAGCCCGACACCGTCGACGTACTGCCCACGTCCGAAGTGGGCATCGAGATCTCCGACGGCTGGATCCAGAAGATCGCGCTGACCAACGCCTCGGGCAAGGTCGTCAGCGGCAGGCTCAACCAGGACCGCACGGCGTTCACCATCACCGAACCGCTCGGCTACGACGCCACCTACACCTGGTCCGGGTCGGTGGTCGGTGAGGACGGCAAGACCGTGCCCATCGAGGGCAAGTTCACCACGGTGACCCCGCAGACCCAGGTCAGCGGTCAATTCCAGCTCGCCGACGGCCAGGTGGTCGGCGTCGCCGCGCCGATCATCCTGCAGTTCGACGCCTCGATCGACGACCAGTACCGCGCCACCGTCGAACGGGCGCTCAGCGTCGTCACCGAACCGCCGGTCGAGGGCAGCTGGGCCTGGCTGCCCGACGAGGCCGCCGGATCGCGCGTGCACTGGCGCAGCCGCGAGTACTTCCCGGCCGGCACCAAGGTCCACGTCAAGGCGCCGCTGTACGGCGTCGAGTTCGGCGACGGCGCCTACGGTGCGGCCGATGCCACCCTCGACTTCGAGATCGGGCGCAAGCAGGTGGTCAAGGCCGAGGCGTCGTCGCACCGCATCCAGGTGCTCGACGGCGCGGGCGCGGTCATCATGGACTTCCCGTGCAGCTACGGCGAGGGCGACCTGGACCGCAACGTCACGCGCAGCGGCATCCACGTGGTCACCGAGAAGTACGAGGACTTCTACATGACCAACCCCGCGGCCGGCTACGCCAACGTGCACGAGCGGTTCGCGGTGCGGATCTCCAACAACGGCGAGTTCATCCACTGCAACCCGAACAGCATCGGCGCGCAGGGCAACACCAACGTCACCAACGGTTGCATCAACCTGAACCTGGAGAACTCACAGCAGTACTTCAACAGCGCCATCTACGGCGACCCGGTAGAGGTCACCGGAACCCGCATCCAGCTGTCCTACGCCGACGGCGACATCTGGGACTGGGCCGTGGACTGGGACGAGTGGAAGTCGATGTCGGCGTTGTCCGATACGCGCGCGCCGTCCGACATCCCGGCGTCGGCGCCCGCGACGCCGAGCGACGCCCCGACGTTGTCGGGGACGCCGACGACAACGGCGCCGCCCGAGCCTGCGCCCGGCGGATAG
- a CDS encoding carbon-nitrogen hydrolase family protein, producing MRIALAQITTGTDPSSNLELVESYTRRAAGHGARLVLFPEATMCRFGVPLGPVAQPLDGPWARAVRDIAARAGVVVVAGMFSPSDDGRVTNTLIAAGAGVDTHYHKIHLYDAFGFTESRTVAPGFTPTTITVDGAPVGITTCYDIRFPELYVELARRGAQLITVHASWGSGPGKLDQWTLLARARALDTTGYIAAVDQAYPGDEIAKAGPTGVGGSLVASPTGDVLASAGAEPELLTVDIDLDAATRVRDTVAILDNRSALAGLS from the coding sequence ATGCGGATCGCTCTCGCCCAGATCACCACCGGTACGGACCCGTCGTCGAATCTGGAGCTGGTCGAGTCCTACACCCGGCGCGCCGCCGGCCACGGCGCGCGACTGGTGCTGTTCCCCGAGGCCACGATGTGCCGGTTCGGGGTGCCGCTGGGCCCGGTGGCCCAACCGCTCGACGGGCCGTGGGCGCGCGCCGTGCGCGACATCGCAGCGCGTGCCGGTGTGGTGGTGGTCGCGGGCATGTTCTCGCCGAGCGACGACGGCCGCGTCACCAACACGCTGATCGCCGCGGGCGCGGGCGTGGACACCCACTACCACAAGATCCACCTGTACGACGCGTTCGGTTTCACCGAATCACGCACCGTCGCACCGGGTTTCACGCCGACGACGATCACCGTCGACGGCGCGCCGGTCGGCATCACCACGTGTTACGACATCCGTTTCCCCGAGTTGTACGTCGAGCTCGCGCGTCGCGGTGCCCAGCTGATCACGGTCCACGCGTCGTGGGGCTCCGGGCCAGGCAAGCTGGATCAGTGGACGCTGCTCGCGCGCGCCAGGGCACTCGACACGACCGGTTACATCGCCGCGGTCGATCAGGCCTATCCCGGTGACGAGATCGCCAAGGCCGGCCCCACGGGTGTCGGCGGAAGCCTGGTCGCCTCCCCCACCGGGGATGTGCTGGCCTCCGCGGGCGCCGAACCCGAGCTGCTGACCGTCGACATCGACCTCGACGCCGCGACGCGCGTCAGGGACACCGTCGCCATTCTGGACAACCGGTCGGCGCTGGCGGGGCTCAGCTGA
- a CDS encoding class I SAM-dependent methyltransferase has product MGAVTRGTTGYNRLRRSDRWLVHEPRVRTALRSASDPLVIDLGYGALPITTLELASRLQIVRADLRVVGLEIHPERVATARALAAPTVQFALGGFELAGLRPVLVRAFNVLRQYPVEAVPDAWATMRRQLSPGGLIVDGTCDELGRRCCWVLLDADGPVSLTLACDPFAIERPSDLAERLPKVLIHHNVAGQPIHTLLTAADRAWASVAGHGVFGPRVRWRAMLELLRDEGFGVQPPRRRMRDGVLTVSWQTIAPLKN; this is encoded by the coding sequence GTGGGCGCCGTCACCCGCGGCACCACCGGTTACAACCGGTTGCGTCGCAGCGACCGCTGGCTGGTCCACGAACCGCGCGTCCGCACGGCGCTGCGCAGCGCGAGCGATCCCCTGGTGATCGACCTCGGATACGGCGCGTTGCCCATCACCACCCTCGAGCTCGCGTCGCGGCTGCAGATCGTGCGGGCCGACCTGCGGGTCGTGGGCCTGGAGATCCATCCGGAACGCGTCGCGACCGCCCGGGCGCTGGCCGCCCCGACGGTGCAGTTCGCGCTCGGCGGGTTCGAACTGGCCGGGTTGCGGCCGGTGCTGGTGCGGGCGTTCAACGTGCTGCGCCAGTATCCCGTCGAGGCGGTGCCCGACGCCTGGGCCACCATGCGCCGGCAGCTCTCACCGGGTGGGCTGATCGTCGACGGCACGTGCGACGAGCTGGGGCGACGATGCTGCTGGGTGCTGCTCGACGCCGACGGCCCGGTGAGCCTGACCCTCGCGTGCGACCCGTTCGCCATCGAGCGCCCGTCCGACCTCGCCGAACGCCTGCCCAAGGTGCTGATCCACCACAACGTCGCCGGCCAGCCCATCCACACGTTGCTCACGGCCGCCGACCGGGCGTGGGCCAGCGTGGCCGGGCACGGCGTGTTCGGTCCGCGCGTGCGCTGGCGCGCGATGCTGGAGTTGTTGCGTGACGAGGGCTTCGGTGTGCAGCCGCCGCGGCGGCGGATGCGCGACGGGGTCCTCACGGTCAGCTGGCAGACCATCGCGCCCCTGAAGAATTAG
- a CDS encoding DUF2599 domain-containing protein, which translates to MRLSFAAPAVASVVLTAALAWVPTAHAEDSTPYVDHVEWAKWGDLSSLRVYPTASARELSRQPGGAALADEAWRQVLALSPDADIAGMREQFVCHWTFAELVEPGKTSWNLEPWRPEVSPEEMAATGCNPGGTEEPF; encoded by the coding sequence ATGCGACTTTCGTTCGCCGCGCCTGCCGTGGCAAGTGTTGTGCTGACGGCTGCGCTCGCATGGGTGCCGACGGCTCACGCCGAGGACTCGACGCCGTACGTCGACCACGTCGAATGGGCCAAATGGGGCGACCTGTCGAGCCTGCGCGTGTACCCCACGGCGTCGGCGCGCGAGCTGTCGCGCCAACCGGGCGGCGCCGCGCTGGCCGACGAGGCGTGGCGGCAGGTGCTGGCGCTCTCACCGGACGCCGACATCGCCGGCATGCGAGAACAGTTCGTGTGCCACTGGACGTTCGCCGAACTCGTCGAGCCGGGGAAGACCAGCTGGAACCTGGAGCCGTGGCGACCCGAGGTCTCGCCGGAAGAGATGGCCGCGACCGGGTGCAATCCGGGCGGCACCGAGGAGCCTTTCTGA
- a CDS encoding DUF2505 domain-containing protein → MPRSFDMATEYDGSVEQVLRAFGDERYWRARLADSGADEAILDTLTVDADGGIDVVTTQVLRSDRLPGLVSQFHPGDLSIRREETWQPVRDGRTSGKVAGSIPGAPVSLTGTMALEPSGAGARLSVRTTVEVRVPLVGGKIENFIGSQLVDLLVAEQRFTTVWITENA, encoded by the coding sequence ATGCCGCGATCATTCGACATGGCCACCGAGTACGACGGCAGCGTCGAACAGGTGCTCCGGGCGTTCGGTGACGAACGCTACTGGCGGGCGCGGCTCGCCGATTCCGGAGCCGACGAGGCGATCCTGGACACCCTGACCGTCGACGCCGACGGCGGTATCGACGTGGTGACCACGCAGGTGCTGCGCTCGGATCGGCTACCCGGGCTGGTGTCGCAGTTCCATCCCGGCGACCTGAGCATCCGCCGCGAGGAGACGTGGCAGCCGGTCCGCGACGGGCGGACCAGCGGCAAGGTCGCGGGGTCGATTCCAGGGGCGCCGGTGTCGCTGACCGGGACCATGGCGCTCGAACCGTCGGGCGCGGGCGCACGCCTGTCGGTGCGCACCACGGTCGAGGTGCGGGTGCCGCTCGTCGGCGGCAAGATCGAGAACTTCATCGGCAGCCAGCTCGTGGACCTGCTGGTCGCCGAACAACGCTTCACCACGGTGTGGATCACCGAGAACGCCTGA
- the deoC gene encoding deoxyribose-phosphate aldolase produces MTDYTRAQVAALVDHTLLKPEATPSDVTALVDEAADLGVFAVCVSPPLVSVAAGVAPSGLAIAAVAGFPSGKHVPGIKATEAELAVAAGAAEIDMVIDVGAALAGDLDAVSADITAVRKAVRAATLKVIVESAALLEFSGEPLLADVCRVARDAGADFVKTSTGFHPSGGASVQAVEIMARTVGERLGVKASGGIRTAEQAAAMLDAGATRLGLSGSRAVLDGFGSA; encoded by the coding sequence ATGACCGACTACACGCGCGCGCAGGTCGCTGCGCTCGTCGACCACACCCTGCTCAAGCCGGAGGCGACGCCGTCCGACGTCACAGCCCTCGTCGACGAGGCGGCTGACCTGGGAGTCTTCGCGGTCTGCGTATCACCGCCGCTGGTGTCGGTCGCCGCAGGCGTCGCGCCGTCGGGCCTGGCGATCGCCGCGGTGGCCGGCTTCCCGTCCGGTAAGCACGTGCCCGGCATCAAGGCGACCGAGGCCGAACTCGCGGTCGCGGCGGGCGCCGCCGAGATCGACATGGTGATCGACGTCGGTGCTGCGCTCGCCGGGGATCTGGACGCCGTGTCCGCCGACATCACCGCGGTCCGCAAGGCCGTGCGCGCGGCGACGCTCAAGGTCATCGTCGAGTCGGCGGCGCTCCTGGAGTTCTCGGGAGAACCGCTGCTCGCCGACGTGTGCCGGGTCGCGCGCGACGCGGGAGCCGACTTCGTGAAGACCTCCACGGGTTTCCATCCGTCCGGCGGCGCGTCGGTGCAGGCGGTCGAGATCATGGCGCGCACCGTCGGCGAGCGCCTCGGGGTCAAGGCCAGCGGCGGGATCCGCACCGCCGAGCAGGCCGCGGCCATGCTCGACGCGGGAGCCACCCGGCTGGGCCTGTCCGGCTCACGCGCGGTGCTCGACGGGTTCGGCTCGGCCTGA
- a CDS encoding helix-turn-helix domain-containing protein produces MAQDENLAAVVSNAAQDIGSFIRAQREAAQVSVRQLAEKAGVSNPYLSQIERGLRKPSADVLNQIAKALRVSAEVLYVRAGILEPSEPSEVRDAIVNDVSITERQKQVLLDIYTSFRQQNEAAGEPEGPAAIPSPDEEPATD; encoded by the coding sequence ATGGCGCAGGATGAGAATCTCGCGGCAGTGGTCTCCAACGCTGCGCAGGACATCGGCAGCTTCATCCGGGCTCAGCGCGAAGCGGCGCAGGTATCGGTGCGTCAGCTGGCCGAGAAGGCCGGTGTGAGCAATCCCTACCTCAGCCAGATCGAGCGGGGATTGCGGAAACCTTCCGCCGACGTGCTCAACCAGATCGCGAAGGCGCTGCGGGTGTCCGCGGAAGTGCTCTACGTCCGCGCCGGGATCCTGGAACCCAGCGAACCCAGCGAGGTCCGCGACGCCATCGTCAACGACGTGAGCATCACCGAGCGCCAGAAGCAGGTGCTGCTCGACATCTACACGTCGTTTCGCCAGCAGAACGAAGCCGCGGGTGAGCCCGAAGGTCCCGCGGCGATTCCCTCACCAGATGAGGAGCCGGCTACTGACTGA
- a CDS encoding LmeA family phospholipid-binding protein: MTDPWARPTDQAPQASSPQPQPGLPPQDPQPTPPGAPPHAGAPGQPVQPGAPAEPPKGSSPKSKVKSLLSDPLSVVLVVVIVLALVVAGVLGGELYARNRADSIVAGIVSCVVEDDVKASFDPLPPFLLQHMSGHYTNINIETAGNQIREAKGMKVALDIRDVRLEDTPTSTGTVGSLNADITWSTEGIRQTVADMVQLPFIGSAISDVKTNPSAGTIELKGLIGTITARPRVVNKGLSLQITELSAIGLSWPRETLQPILDSFTSQLTENYPMGIHADSVQVTDSGVVARFSTQNAAMPKGEEDPCFAGI, from the coding sequence GTGACCGATCCCTGGGCTCGACCCACCGACCAGGCCCCGCAAGCATCATCGCCGCAGCCCCAGCCGGGTCTGCCCCCGCAGGACCCCCAGCCGACGCCGCCCGGCGCACCGCCGCACGCAGGCGCGCCCGGCCAGCCGGTGCAGCCCGGAGCACCTGCCGAGCCGCCCAAGGGCTCGTCTCCCAAGTCGAAGGTCAAGAGCCTGCTGTCCGACCCGCTGTCGGTGGTGCTGGTGGTGGTGATCGTGCTGGCGCTGGTGGTCGCGGGCGTACTCGGCGGTGAGCTGTACGCGCGCAACCGCGCCGACAGCATCGTCGCCGGGATCGTCTCGTGCGTCGTCGAGGACGATGTGAAGGCGTCGTTCGACCCGCTGCCGCCGTTCCTGCTGCAGCACATGTCGGGTCACTACACCAACATCAACATCGAGACCGCGGGCAACCAGATCCGCGAGGCCAAGGGCATGAAGGTCGCGCTGGACATCCGCGATGTCCGCCTTGAGGACACGCCGACCTCGACCGGCACGGTCGGCTCGCTCAACGCCGACATCACGTGGTCCACCGAAGGCATCCGGCAGACCGTGGCCGACATGGTGCAGCTGCCGTTCATCGGTTCGGCGATCTCCGACGTCAAGACCAATCCGTCGGCGGGCACCATCGAGCTCAAGGGGCTCATCGGCACCATCACCGCGCGCCCGCGCGTGGTCAACAAGGGCCTGTCACTGCAGATCACCGAGCTCAGCGCGATCGGCCTGTCCTGGCCGCGCGAGACGCTGCAGCCCATCCTGGACAGCTTCACCTCGCAGCTGACCGAGAACTACCCGATGGGTATCCACGCGGATTCGGTGCAGGTCACCGACAGCGGTGTGGTCGCCCGGTTCTCGACGCAGAACGCCGCGATGCCCAAGGGCGAAGAGGATCCCTGCTTCGCGGGGATCTGA
- a CDS encoding DUF2516 family protein encodes MILADLAGVIILVLVALVFFVGVYALVHAAMQRPDAYTATGKLTKPVWLIILGVGLLLLLLLRDAFGAAISACATGVYLVDVRPKLLEIQGKSR; translated from the coding sequence GTGATACTTGCCGACCTTGCGGGCGTCATTATTTTGGTACTCGTCGCCCTGGTGTTCTTTGTGGGCGTCTATGCCTTGGTGCATGCGGCCATGCAACGCCCGGACGCCTACACGGCGACCGGCAAACTGACCAAGCCCGTGTGGCTGATCATCCTCGGTGTCGGACTGCTCCTGCTGCTGTTGCTGCGTGACGCGTTCGGTGCCGCGATCTCGGCCTGCGCCACGGGCGTGTACCTGGTGGACGTCCGGCCGAAATTGCTTGAGATCCAAGGAAAGTCGCGCTGA
- a CDS encoding SDR family NAD(P)-dependent oxidoreductase — translation MSTPHSDRPVAVVTGASAGIGAATAKTLASLGFHVICAARRTDRIDALAKEIDGTAVVADVTDDESVNALAAQLDRVDVLVNNAGGAKGLAPVSDADLDHWRWMWETNVLGTLRVTRALLPKLVDSGDGLIVTVTSIAAFETYDGGAGYTAAKHAQGALHRTLRGELLGKPVRLTEIAPGAVETEFSLVRFDGDRERADNVYKGITPLVAEDIAEVIGFVASRPSHVNLDQIVIRPRDQAPNGRFNRRT, via the coding sequence ATGTCGACACCACACTCAGATCGTCCGGTCGCCGTGGTCACCGGCGCCAGCGCCGGCATCGGCGCCGCAACCGCGAAAACCCTTGCCTCGCTGGGCTTTCACGTGATCTGCGCGGCTCGCCGGACCGACCGGATCGACGCGCTCGCCAAGGAGATCGACGGAACCGCCGTTGTGGCGGACGTCACAGATGACGAATCGGTCAACGCGCTGGCCGCGCAGTTGGACCGGGTGGACGTGCTGGTGAACAACGCCGGCGGCGCCAAGGGGCTCGCGCCGGTCTCCGACGCCGACCTGGACCACTGGCGCTGGATGTGGGAGACCAACGTGCTGGGCACATTACGCGTCACCCGAGCCCTGCTGCCCAAGCTCGTCGACTCGGGCGACGGGCTGATCGTCACGGTCACCTCGATCGCGGCGTTCGAGACCTACGACGGCGGGGCGGGTTACACGGCGGCCAAGCACGCCCAGGGCGCACTGCACCGCACGCTGCGCGGTGAACTGCTCGGAAAACCCGTGCGGCTCACCGAGATTGCGCCAGGAGCCGTGGAGACCGAGTTCTCCCTGGTGCGCTTCGACGGCGACCGGGAGCGCGCCGACAACGTCTACAAGGGCATCACGCCGCTGGTCGCCGAGGACATCGCGGAGGTCATCGGGTTCGTCGCGTCACGGCCGTCGCACGTCAACCTCGACCAGATCGTGATCCGGCCGCGCGATCAGGCGCCCAACGGCCGCTTCAACCGCCGGACCTAG
- a CDS encoding DUF445 domain-containing protein — MDADQHALPAARPSFAETLAGADTAADAERRRGLRRMKVVALSFLVGATVIFLLCTWAQSHGAAPWVGYVRAAAEAGMVGALADWFAVTALFKHPLGLPIPHTAIIKRKKDQLGEGLGTFVRENFMSPDVVAAKLRDAQVAGRVGKWLSDPAHAERVAAETATVLRVGVEMLRDEDVQHVLDRMIVKRIAEPQWGPPIGRVLASLLAEGRQEALIQLLCDRAFQWSLNAGEVIERVIERDSPTWSPRWVDHLVGDRIHRELMDFTDKVRRNPDHELRRSATRFMFEFADDLQNDPATIQRAENVKEQIMARDEVARAAETAWTAAKRIVLESVDDPSSALRTRIADSVVRIGESMRDDAELRDKVDNWIIRAAQHLVTEYGVEITAIITETIERWDADEASRRIELHVGRDLQFIRINGTVVGALAGLVIYSVAQLLF; from the coding sequence TTCCTGGTCGGCGCCACCGTCATTTTTCTGCTGTGCACGTGGGCGCAATCCCACGGTGCCGCGCCGTGGGTGGGCTACGTGCGGGCGGCAGCCGAGGCCGGCATGGTCGGCGCGCTTGCTGACTGGTTTGCCGTCACGGCATTGTTCAAGCACCCGCTGGGGTTGCCCATCCCGCACACCGCGATCATCAAGCGTAAGAAAGATCAACTCGGCGAGGGGCTGGGAACCTTCGTCCGCGAGAACTTCATGTCCCCGGATGTGGTGGCCGCCAAACTGCGTGACGCGCAGGTGGCCGGCCGGGTGGGCAAGTGGCTGTCCGATCCGGCGCACGCCGAGCGGGTGGCCGCCGAGACCGCGACCGTGCTGCGCGTCGGGGTGGAGATGCTGCGCGACGAGGACGTGCAGCATGTGCTCGACCGCATGATCGTCAAACGCATCGCCGAGCCGCAGTGGGGCCCGCCGATCGGACGGGTGCTGGCGTCGCTGCTCGCCGAGGGCCGCCAGGAGGCGCTCATCCAGCTGTTGTGCGACCGGGCCTTCCAGTGGTCGCTCAACGCGGGTGAGGTGATCGAGCGGGTCATCGAACGCGATTCACCGACCTGGTCGCCGCGCTGGGTCGACCACCTCGTCGGAGACCGGATCCACCGCGAGCTGATGGATTTCACCGACAAGGTGCGGCGCAATCCCGATCACGAACTGCGCCGCTCTGCGACGCGGTTCATGTTCGAGTTCGCCGACGATCTGCAGAACGACCCGGCGACCATCCAACGCGCCGAGAACGTCAAGGAACAGATCATGGCGCGCGACGAGGTCGCCAGGGCGGCCGAGACGGCGTGGACCGCAGCAAAGCGCATCGTGCTGGAGTCGGTCGACGATCCGTCGTCGGCGTTGCGCACCCGCATCGCCGATTCGGTGGTGCGCATCGGTGAATCGATGCGCGACGACGCCGAACTGCGCGACAAGGTGGACAACTGGATCATCCGCGCCGCGCAGCATCTGGTGACCGAATACGGCGTGGAGATCACCGCGATCATCACCGAGACCATCGAGCGCTGGGACGCCGACGAGGCCAGCCGGCGCATCGAACTCCACGTGGGACGCGATCTGCAATTCATCCGCATCAACGGCACCGTGGTCGGTGCGCTCGCGGGCCTGGTGATCTACTCGGTAGCCCAGCTGCTCTTCTGA
- a CDS encoding DUF2505 domain-containing protein yields MSRRREHPMAFTAPPEAVFAAFAGEDYWQAMMARYREHTQESEITAFTSGDDGIDVSFRQVLTRSELPGIVRKVIPVDMVIERHQHFTAFNAVNGTAAGHFEATVPRTPGRLDGTYALIGTSTGSRLVVTGRAKVSVPLVGGKLEDLVLESMKNLLTLEEAFTADWLAQHS; encoded by the coding sequence ATGAGCCGCCGCCGCGAACACCCAATGGCGTTCACCGCACCGCCTGAGGCGGTGTTCGCGGCCTTCGCGGGCGAGGACTACTGGCAGGCGATGATGGCCCGCTACCGCGAACACACGCAGGAGTCGGAGATCACCGCGTTCACCTCGGGCGACGACGGCATCGACGTCTCGTTCCGCCAGGTGCTGACCCGCTCGGAGCTGCCCGGGATCGTGCGCAAGGTGATCCCGGTCGACATGGTCATCGAGCGCCACCAGCACTTCACCGCGTTCAACGCCGTCAACGGCACCGCCGCGGGTCACTTCGAGGCGACGGTGCCGCGCACCCCGGGCCGCCTCGACGGCACCTATGCGCTCATCGGGACCTCCACGGGCAGCCGGCTCGTGGTTACCGGCCGTGCCAAGGTGTCGGTGCCGCTGGTCGGCGGAAAGCTCGAGGACCTGGTCCTCGAATCCATGAAGAACCTGCTGACGCTGGAGGAGGCGTTCACCGCTGACTGGCTCGCCCAGCACTCCTAA
- a CDS encoding UDP-N-acetylmuramate dehydrogenase produces MASSHVAGVEIAEAVPLAPLTTLRIGPVARRMLTCTSTEQLIGVLRALTADDEPLLILAGGSNVVLADDLTDLTVVRIANTEITVDGDRVRAEAGALWDDVVVTSLAHGLGGLECLSGIPGSAGATPVQNVGAYGAEVADTITRVRLLDRRTGEDRWATTEELRFGYRTSVLKHSDAVIVLEVEFGLDAAGRSAPVRYRELATALGVEPGERTDPLRVRDAVLRLRTGKGMVVDPDPDHPDHDTWSVGSFFTNPVVTHADFERVERIARDAGAGPVPNYPAPDGVKLAAGWLVERAGFGKGYPGEGARARLSTKHALALTNRGQATTADVMALAGTVRAGVLDVFGIELTPEPILLGCVLSVP; encoded by the coding sequence GTGGCCAGTTCGCATGTTGCCGGCGTGGAGATCGCGGAGGCGGTTCCGCTGGCCCCGCTGACCACGCTGCGGATCGGGCCCGTGGCGCGGCGGATGCTCACATGCACCAGCACCGAACAGCTCATCGGGGTGTTGCGCGCACTGACCGCCGACGACGAGCCGCTGCTGATCCTCGCCGGCGGGTCCAACGTGGTGCTGGCCGACGACCTGACCGATCTCACGGTCGTGCGCATCGCCAACACCGAGATCACCGTCGACGGCGACCGTGTGCGTGCCGAGGCCGGCGCGCTGTGGGACGACGTCGTGGTGACCTCGCTCGCGCACGGCCTGGGCGGGCTGGAGTGCCTGTCGGGCATCCCCGGCTCGGCCGGTGCGACGCCGGTGCAGAACGTCGGCGCGTACGGCGCCGAGGTCGCCGACACCATCACACGGGTGCGGCTGCTGGACCGTCGTACCGGTGAAGACCGTTGGGCGACAACCGAAGAGCTGCGCTTCGGATACCGCACGAGCGTGCTGAAACACTCCGACGCGGTCATCGTGCTCGAGGTCGAGTTCGGTCTGGACGCCGCGGGTCGCAGCGCCCCGGTGCGGTACCGCGAACTGGCGACGGCGCTGGGCGTGGAACCGGGGGAGCGCACCGACCCGCTGCGCGTGCGCGACGCCGTGCTGCGGCTGCGGACCGGCAAGGGCATGGTGGTCGACCCCGATCCGGACCATCCCGACCACGACACCTGGAGCGTCGGCTCGTTCTTCACCAACCCCGTCGTGACGCACGCCGACTTCGAGCGCGTCGAGCGCATCGCGCGCGATGCGGGCGCCGGGCCGGTGCCCAACTATCCCGCGCCGGACGGGGTGAAACTCGCCGCGGGCTGGCTCGTGGAGCGCGCGGGCTTCGGCAAGGGCTACCCCGGTGAGGGGGCGCGGGCACGGCTGTCCACCAAGCATGCGCTGGCGCTGACCAACCGCGGCCAGGCCACCACGGCCGACGTGATGGCCCTGGCAGGCACGGTCCGGGCGGGCGTGCTCGACGTGTTCGGGATCGAACTCACACCAGAACCGATTCTGCTGGGGTGCGTGCTGTCGGTACCCTAG